The following are encoded in a window of Synechocystis sp. PCC 6714 genomic DNA:
- a CDS encoding sensor domain-containing diguanylate cyclase: protein MNPYTEYLLDITLEECLGHGWINRIYPDDLERMMQSWQNAFQTHSFWEEEYRFLHRDQTVIFVLARCIFLFDKNENCLGSIGSLTNITQQKILENNLRSANKKLREISIIDGLTGIFNRRYFDETLMKEWRRAEREQTPIALIMIDIDCFKLYNDHYGHYTGDMALKNVAELLLSIVHRPGDLVARYGGEEFAIILPLTSGKGAYCIARTIMEQVNKVAIPHQASTVASHITLSIGICSIVPNYGEFPIKLIGEADQAFYQAKAQGRNQICLID from the coding sequence ATTAATCCCTATACTGAATATTTATTAGACATCACTCTGGAAGAGTGTTTAGGGCATGGCTGGATTAATCGAATTTATCCAGATGATTTAGAAAGAATGATGCAATCTTGGCAAAATGCCTTTCAGACTCACTCATTTTGGGAAGAAGAATATAGATTTCTTCATCGTGATCAAACCGTTATTTTTGTATTAGCAAGATGTATTTTTCTCTTTGATAAAAATGAAAATTGCTTGGGTTCTATTGGTTCATTAACCAATATTACTCAGCAAAAAATTTTGGAAAATAATCTTAGAAGTGCTAACAAAAAATTAAGAGAAATATCCATAATAGATGGGCTAACAGGAATATTTAACCGACGATATTTTGACGAAACATTAATGAAAGAGTGGCGTCGAGCAGAGCGTGAACAAACTCCTATTGCTCTAATTATGATTGATATTGATTGCTTCAAATTGTATAACGATCACTATGGTCACTATACAGGAGATATGGCATTAAAAAATGTTGCAGAGTTATTGCTATCTATAGTTCATCGTCCAGGAGATTTAGTTGCTCGGTACGGAGGAGAAGAGTTTGCTATTATTCTGCCATTAACTAGCGGGAAAGGCGCTTATTGTATTGCAAGAACCATTATGGAACAGGTTAATAAAGTAGCTATTCCTCATCAGGCTTCCACTGTTGCTTCGCATATCACACTAAGTATAGGAATTTGTTCTATCGTTCCCAATTATGGTGAGTTTCCGATTAAGCTAATCGGTGAAGCAGATCAAGCTTTTTATCAAGCAAAAGCTCAAGGACGTAATCAAATTTGTTTGATTGATTAA
- a CDS encoding choice-of-anchor Q domain-containing protein, whose protein sequence is MNLSVALGLVYEQLNAVAQSPDYWTILNTAFGDRHDPDRATQLQRQWQEEDFGDLPSVQVLSADVLSFARGAYAVSNNTIYLADSFLATASLEALNAVLLEEIGHYVDRLINAEDSPGDEGEIFAALVLGVELSELDLESLKAQPDQFTIWVAGEPVAVEAATFTVTNTNDNGAGSLRQAIIDANANAGADTITFTGSVFTDGTPDKITLISGELKITDSVTIQGLGANLLTISGNNASRVFLIDDGNESKLAQVMLNSLTITGGNNYYGGGIFNQENLSLSNITLTDNSAFRGGGIYNNGTATIANSTLNGNSADESGGGIFNKENLSLSNNTISGNSAAFGGGIFNDEGGTATIANSTISGNFASFGGGIYNNGVATTSLTSVIVANNTASNNGNDLLRSSGSGTINAINSLIENNADRINGTKSNNITGQDPLLGPLQNNGGPTQTLALLPGSPAINAGSNPNNLTTDQRGAARSQGAGVDIGAFEFFSELVVDTLVDENDGNFLAGDLSLREALALIVDGGTITFANSLTGGTITLNGTELLINRSLTINGDINGDNRADITISGNNNSRVFLIDDSNGSNLAQVTLNSLTITGGNSGNNYYGGGIFNQENLSLSNITLTGNSALIGGGIFNDDGGIATVANSTISDNSATLIGGGIFNEDGGTATVANSTISGNSANLGGGVFNDKSGTATVTNSTISGNSAELGGGIHNIGTATVANSTISGNSANFQGGGIFNSNSGTATVANSTISGNSATSQGGGIFNRGTTSLTSVIVANNTASNGNDLLRSLGTINATKSLIEEDVNPSLGEEKTINGTDIDNIIGEDPLLGSLQNNGGPTQTLALLPGSPAIDAGSNPNNLTTDQRGAARSQGAGVDIGAFELESPAQTVITVDSAGNLVITDQVDTDDTLTLSSNGTFLTITDASGKVIRTAIAGATGNGTNTVAIPLSSFSGSILTNTLGGDDTLTVDFSGGANPIPTGGLTFNGGTQTTSANGDKLVLTGGSFTNTTYNYTNENNGSINLDGKVITYTGLEPITASVTATNVILNYSATAETITLTGASATQTTVDSTAGEITTFNNPSQSLTINGGATGANTFNLNGISSGFVGDLILNGSGDTNGDTVNINVNPHSNRFNITNIQNINVAGTANITTNDTGENGDVNWTTGQAINLISGSSLNTTQGNIKLTAKGEITGIDYRGIVVDNGQITSSQGAIELSGTANGASSERYGVHVVNGGQVISADSATITITGQGSLSGTGTGNYGIRIEGTNSKITSVNGTIDIEGKGGTGNGFNSGILLSGGGEITSATGAIALKGTADSQGGTSIGIAVVSEAKVTNTVNGTIVLIGQGSKSGTGNGNDGVRVENTNSQVTAQDGSISITGTGGSNRSENLGVRITGGGQVKSIGNATIDITGQGSGNGVDTNYGVQVTGASSSITSNDGDITITGTGGGTGGNNRGVSVEGGGTISSTGTEANAAQINITGQGSTTASGTSNYGVLLQSAGSRITSADGAINVTGTGGSGTNNNTGVLLFGGGEITSTGTGATAATITIQGTGGSGANSDGIRLENAGSKIQSDSGAINLNGTASGANFGINLLSGTVITSATGNINLLSSAINLADTASLTTAGNVLINHDDDATVGATTIGATINVTATKLYLNDTINIDYNSVLSRFDTIDLTGEVDLAGSNLNLDLTNFVPAFNGFYTLIDNDGSDAVTGIFAGLAEGAIVSTQSTYNLLITYKGDAANPSLANIGTGNDVQIYVNQAPTAVSVPNANLAENTDTTNPVKVADIIITDDALGTNNLSLSGADAALFEIIGTELFIKAGTNLNSETQSSFSVTVEVDDPAIGTTPDATVVFNLSLQDVNELPTIALDNQVNTLEENTDTTNPVKVADIIITDDALGTNNLSLSGADAALFEIIGTELFIKAGTNLDSETQSSFSVTVEVDDPAIGTTPDATVVFNLSLQDVNELPTIALDNQVNTLEENTDTTNPVKVADIIITDDALGTNNLSLSGADAALFEIIGTELFIKAGTNLDSETQSSFSVTVEVDDPAIGTTPDATVVFNLSLQDVNELPTIALDNQVNTLEENTDTTNPVKVADIIITDDALGTNNLSLSGADAALFEIIGTELFIKAGTNLNSETQSSFAVTVEVDDPAIGTTPDATVVFNLSLQDVNELPTIALDNQVNTLEENTDTTNPVKVADIIITDDALGTNNLSLSGADAALFEIIGTELFIKAGTNLDSETQSSFAVTVEVDDPAIGSIFEDSINFSLTLTNINEIDGNNAANLLFGTRKNELIRGFGGNDILFGNGGNDTLNGGQGHDYLDGGIGNDILNGGEGNDILIGGFGDDVLMGGGGADKLSGGFGNDQFLYKALNEAADVILDFNRSQDQLVLTELFKDLGYTRGNPVADGYLRFNRAGLSTQVQIDSDGSQTAFNYTTLTTLIGVLPSGLIVGSNVVI, encoded by the coding sequence TTACCGTTACCAATACGAACGATAACGGCGCTGGGAGTCTCCGTCAGGCCATCATCGACGCCAACGCCAACGCTGGGGCTGATACCATTACTTTTACTGGCTCAGTCTTCACCGATGGAACGCCCGACAAGATTACCTTGATCTCTGGTGAGCTAAAGATTACGGATAGTGTGACGATTCAAGGCCTGGGCGCCAATTTATTAACGATTAGCGGCAACAACGCCAGTCGAGTCTTCTTGATTGACGACGGTAATGAGAGCAAACTCGCTCAGGTGATGTTGAACTCTCTTACTATCACCGGCGGAAATAATTACTATGGAGGAGGGATTTTTAACCAAGAAAATCTGAGCCTTAGTAACATTACCCTCACTGATAACTCTGCCTTCCGAGGGGGCGGGATTTACAACAACGGGACAGCGACGATCGCCAACAGTACCCTCAATGGCAACTCTGCTGACGAAAGCGGCGGCGGGATTTTTAACAAAGAAAATCTTAGCCTCAGTAACAATACTATCAGTGGTAACTCTGCCGCCTTCGGCGGCGGGATTTTCAACGACGAAGGTGGAACAGCGACAATCGCTAACAGTACTATCAGTGGTAACTTTGCCAGCTTCGGCGGCGGGATTTACAACAATGGTGTAGCAACAACTTCTCTAACCAGTGTCATTGTCGCCAACAACACAGCAAGTAATAATGGCAATGATCTTTTACGAAGTTCAGGTTCAGGAACGATCAATGCGATCAATAGCTTGATTGAGAATAACGCTGACCGAATCAATGGAACTAAGAGCAACAACATTACGGGACAAGATCCCCTGCTAGGGCCGTTACAAAATAACGGCGGCCCCACCCAAACCCTTGCGCTGTTACCCGGCTCTCCCGCCATAAACGCTGGCAGTAATCCCAATAACTTAACCACCGACCAACGGGGCGCAGCTCGTTCCCAAGGCGCGGGAGTGGACATCGGCGCCTTTGAATTTTTTAGTGAGTTGGTGGTGGATACCCTGGTAGATGAAAACGACGGGAACTTTTTGGCGGGGGATCTATCTCTGCGGGAGGCCCTAGCTCTGATTGTCGACGGCGGGACAATTACCTTCGCCAATAGTCTGACCGGGGGAACGATTACCCTGAATGGCACAGAACTATTAATTAATAGGTCCCTAACCATTAATGGAGACATTAACGGCGACAACCGCGCCGATATTACCATCAGCGGCAACAACAACAGTCGAGTTTTCTTGATTGACGACAGCAACGGAAGCAACCTCGCTCAGGTGACGCTGAACTCTCTTACTATCACCGGCGGAAATAGCGGAAATAATTACTATGGAGGAGGGATTTTTAACCAAGAAAATCTGAGCCTCAGTAACATTACCCTCACTGGCAACTCTGCCCTCATCGGCGGCGGGATTTTCAACGACGACGGTGGAATAGCGACAGTCGCCAACAGTACTATCAGTGACAACTCTGCTACCTTAATCGGCGGCGGGATTTTCAACGAAGACGGTGGAACAGCGACAGTCGCCAACAGTACCATCAGTGGCAACTCTGCCAACTTAGGCGGCGGGGTTTTCAACGACAAGAGTGGAACAGCGACAGTCACCAACAGTACCATTAGTGGCAACTCTGCCGAGTTGGGCGGCGGGATTCACAACATTGGGACAGCGACGGTCGCCAACAGCACCATCAGTGGCAACTCTGCTAATTTCCAAGGCGGCGGGATTTTCAACAGCAACAGTGGAACAGCAACGGTCGCCAACAGTACTATCAGTGGCAACTCTGCTACCTCCCAAGGCGGCGGGATTTTCAACCGTGGGACAACTTCTCTAACCAGCGTCATTGTCGCCAACAACACAGCAAGTAATGGAAATGATCTTTTACGAAGTTTAGGAACGATCAATGCGACCAAGAGCCTGATTGAGGAGGATGTTAATCCTAGTCTCGGTGAAGAAAAAACTATCAATGGAACGGATATCGATAACATCATCGGTGAAGACCCCCTGCTAGGGTCGTTACAAAATAACGGCGGCCCCACCCAAACCCTTGCGCTGTTACCCGGCTCTCCCGCCATTGATGCCGGCAGTAATCCCAATAATTTAACCACCGACCAACGGGGCGCGGCTCGTTCCCAGGGCGCGGGAGTAGACATCGGCGCTTTTGAGCTAGAAAGCCCAGCACAGACGGTAATTACAGTGGACAGCGCCGGTAATTTGGTGATTACTGACCAAGTCGATACAGACGACACCTTAACCCTTTCCTCCAACGGAACTTTTCTAACTATTACCGACGCGAGCGGCAAAGTGATTAGGACGGCGATCGCCGGAGCCACAGGTAATGGAACCAATACCGTCGCCATCCCCCTCAGCAGTTTCTCTGGCAGTATCCTGACCAATACCCTCGGCGGCGATGACACCCTGACCGTAGATTTTTCCGGGGGAGCAAATCCGATTCCCACAGGGGGATTAACCTTTAATGGCGGCACCCAAACAACCTCTGCCAACGGCGATAAGTTAGTTTTGACAGGTGGCAGTTTTACTAATACTACTTATAACTACACCAACGAAAACAACGGCAGTATTAATTTGGATGGGAAGGTCATTACCTACACCGGCTTAGAACCGATCACCGCTAGTGTGACAGCGACCAACGTCATCCTCAATTACAGCGCAACGGCTGAAACCATTACCCTCACCGGCGCCAGTGCCACCCAAACCACCGTTGACTCCACCGCCGGAGAAATCACCACCTTTAACAATCCTTCCCAGTCTTTAACTATCAATGGAGGAGCAACAGGTGCCAACACTTTCAATCTCAACGGTATTAGCTCTGGTTTTGTCGGAGATCTAATCCTGAATGGCAGTGGCGATACCAATGGCGATACGGTCAATATTAACGTCAATCCCCACAGTAATCGGTTTAATATTACTAACATCCAAAATATCAATGTCGCTGGCACTGCCAATATTACAACCAATGATACGGGCGAAAATGGGGATGTAAACTGGACCACCGGACAAGCCATCAACTTAATCAGTGGTTCGAGTTTAAATACCACCCAGGGAAATATCAAGCTCACAGCCAAAGGCGAAATCACGGGGATTGATTACCGGGGTATTGTCGTTGACAATGGCCAAATCACATCGAGTCAAGGCGCGATCGAACTCAGTGGCACCGCCAACGGCGCTAGTAGCGAAAGGTATGGTGTTCATGTCGTCAATGGCGGGCAAGTAATTTCTGCTGATAGCGCGACAATTACCATCACAGGTCAAGGTTCGTTATCCGGTACGGGCACGGGGAACTACGGGATTCGCATTGAGGGAACGAATAGCAAAATTACTTCTGTGAATGGGACGATTGACATTGAAGGTAAGGGAGGAACAGGAAACGGTTTTAATAGTGGCATTTTGCTCTCCGGTGGAGGAGAAATCACTAGCGCAACAGGTGCGATCGCTCTCAAAGGTACAGCCGATAGTCAAGGTGGAACCAGTATTGGTATTGCCGTCGTTTCAGAAGCAAAAGTAACCAATACCGTGAATGGCACAATTGTTCTGATCGGACAAGGTTCAAAAAGTGGGACAGGAAATGGAAATGATGGTGTTCGCGTAGAGAATACTAATAGTCAAGTAACCGCTCAAGACGGTTCAATTTCCATTACGGGTACAGGGGGAAGTAATCGAAGTGAGAATTTGGGAGTTCGTATCACTGGCGGAGGGCAAGTCAAATCGATAGGAAACGCCACTATTGATATCACTGGCCAAGGTAGCGGAAATGGTGTGGACACCAATTATGGAGTACAAGTCACGGGGGCAAGTAGTTCTATCACATCTAATGACGGTGACATTACGATCACAGGTACGGGAGGAGGTACAGGCGGGAATAATCGTGGTGTTTCGGTAGAAGGGGGCGGCACGATTTCCTCTACAGGAACAGAAGCCAATGCCGCCCAAATTAATATCACAGGTCAAGGCTCGACTACCGCTTCCGGCACTAGCAATTACGGCGTTCTCCTTCAAAGCGCCGGCAGTCGGATCACCTCCGCGGATGGCGCCATTAACGTCACCGGGACCGGCGGCTCCGGCACAAATAATAACACCGGCGTTTTATTGTTTGGTGGCGGAGAAATTACTTCAACGGGAACCGGAGCGACTGCCGCCACCATTACCATTCAAGGTACGGGTGGCAGTGGCGCCAACAGCGATGGCATCAGGCTGGAAAACGCAGGCTCCAAAATTCAGAGCGATAGCGGCGCGATTAACCTGAATGGAACAGCCAGCGGCGCTAACTTTGGCATTAATTTGCTGAGCGGCACGGTAATTACCAGCGCCACGGGTAACATCAACTTATTGTCCAGCGCCATTAATCTTGCGGATACCGCCAGCCTTACTACCGCGGGCAATGTCTTGATCAACCATGATGACGACGCAACCGTCGGCGCAACTACCATTGGTGCGACCATCAACGTCACAGCAACTAAGCTCTACCTAAACGACACTATCAACATTGACTACAACTCAGTCCTTAGTCGTTTTGATACTATTGATCTTACTGGCGAGGTAGATCTAGCTGGTTCAAACCTCAATCTCGACCTCACCAACTTTGTCCCCGCTTTTAACGGTTTTTATACTCTGATTGACAATGACGGTAGCGACGCCGTCACGGGAATCTTCGCCGGGTTAGCAGAAGGGGCGATCGTCAGCACCCAGAGCACCTACAATCTCCTCATCACCTACAAGGGCGACGCTGCCAACCCTTCCTTAGCCAATATCGGCACAGGAAACGATGTCCAAATTTATGTGAATCAAGCCCCCACCGCCGTTAGCGTTCCCAATGCCAACCTAGCGGAAAATACTGACACCACTAATCCGGTGAAAGTAGCAGATATTATCATCACCGATGATGCTTTAGGCACCAACAACCTCAGCCTGTCCGGTGCCGATGCGGCGCTGTTTGAAATTATCGGTACTGAATTGTTTATCAAAGCAGGCACCAATCTGAATTCTGAAACCCAAAGTAGTTTTTCTGTCACCGTGGAAGTGGATGATCCCGCTATTGGTACAACTCCCGATGCGACGGTGGTGTTCAATCTGAGCCTCCAAGATGTCAATGAGTTACCAACTATTGCCCTTGATAACCAGGTCAACACCTTGGAGGAAAATACTGACACCACTAATCCGGTGAAAGTAGCAGATATTATCATCACCGATGATGCTTTAGGCACCAACAACCTCAGCCTGTCCGGTGCCGATGCGGCGCTGTTTGAAATTATCGGTACTGAATTGTTTATCAAAGCAGGCACCAATCTGGATTCTGAAACCCAAAGTAGTTTTTCTGTCACCGTGGAAGTGGATGATCCCGCTATTGGTACAACTCCCGATGCGACGGTGGTGTTCAATCTGAGCCTCCAAGATGTCAATGAGTTACCAACTATTGCCCTTGATAACCAGGTCAACACCTTGGAGGAAAATACTGACACCACTAATCCGGTGAAAGTAGCAGATATTATCATCACCGATGATGCTTTAGGCACCAACAACCTCAGCCTGTCCGGTGCCGATGCGGCGCTGTTTGAAATTATCGGTACTGAATTGTTTATCAAAGCAGGCACCAATCTGGATTCTGAAACCCAAAGTAGTTTTTCTGTCACCGTGGAAGTGGATGATCCCGCTATTGGTACAACTCCCGATGCGACGGTGGTGTTCAATCTGAGCCTCCAAGATGTCAATGAGTTACCAACTATTGCCCTTGATAACCAGGTCAACACCTTGGAGGAAAATACTGACACCACTAATCCGGTGAAAGTAGCAGACATTATCATCACCGATGATGCTTTAGGCACCAACAACCTCAGCCTGTCCGGTGCTGATGCGGCGCTGTTTGAAATTATCGGTACTGAATTGTTTATCAAAGCAGGCACCAATCTGAATTCTGAAACCCAAAGTAGTTTTGCTGTCACCGTGGAAGTGGATGATCCCGCTATTGGTACAACTCCCGATGCGACGGTGGTGTTCAATCTGAGCCTCCAAGATGTCAATGAGTTACCAACTATTGCCCTTGATAACCAGGTCAACACCTTGGAGGAAAATACTGACACCACTAATCCGGTGAAAGTAGCAGATATTATCATCACCGATGATGCTTTAGGCACCAACAACCTCAGCCTGTCCGGTGCCGATGCGGCGCTGTTTGAAATTATCGGTACTGAATTGTTTATCAAAGCAGGCACCAATCTGGATTCTGAAACCCAAAGTAGTTTTGCTGTCACTGTGGAAGTGGATGATCCGGCTATTGGTTCTATTTTTGAAGACTCCATTAACTTCTCCCTCACCCTCACAAATATCAACGAGATTGATGGCAATAATGCCGCTAATTTGCTTTTTGGAACTCGAAAAAATGAATTAATTCGAGGTTTTGGCGGTAATGATATCCTTTTCGGTAATGGCGGGAATGACACACTAAATGGTGGTCAAGGTCATGACTATCTTGATGGAGGTATTGGCAACGATATCCTCAATGGCGGAGAAGGCAATGATATTCTCATCGGAGGCTTTGGTGATGATGTACTGATGGGAGGAGGGGGAGCAGATAAACTAAGTGGTGGATTTGGCAATGATCAGTTTCTCTACAAAGCCTTAAACGAAGCGGCAGACGTAATCCTTGATTTCAATCGAAGCCAAGATCAGTTAGTTTTAACCGAGTTATTTAAAGATCTTGGTTACACCCGTGGAAATCCCGTTGCCGATGGTTATTTACGCTTCAATCGCGCAGGATTGAGTACACAGGTGCAAATTGACTCAGATGGTAGTCAGACTGCCTTCAACTACACTACCCTGACTACCCTGATTGGAGTCTTGCCTTCTGGTCTCATTGTAGGAAGCAATGTGGTTATCTAA
- a CDS encoding alpha-keto acid decarboxylase family protein has product MDTTMTVGFYLGDRLRAFNVSHIFGVPGDYVLGLMDELINSPVELVCTCNELNAGYAADAYGRVRGMGAVCVTYGVGAFSLINAVVGAYAERVPLVVISGAPSRANRRSHLMLHHTTGDLNLQYKILEKATVMAVVINDVNQAAQQIDQALAACAHYRRPVYIEIPTDIAQQPCPVSAAPPAFAETLTDVDACAEAVQEAIALLSQAKSPVILAGVEFHRFDLEDKLLKLLEITGFPIATTLLGKSCIAETHSQFIGTYVGALSRQAVHETVEKADCVLCLGAIMSDMNLGVYTAKLEEQRLINANSEKVKIKHHYYQPVYLGDFLDELCQQWHNSPRQNLDIIPAASLLSEPLAPTAEQKLTNAYFYKRLNHFLTEMTDPQLVISDTGDAIVATMDLIMPQAAEFIGQAFYLSIGYSIPACLGASLAATDRRAIAIVGDGAFQMTAQELSTIIRHRLHPIIFLINNDGYTIERVIQDNVYNDLQPWKYHQLPQVFGDCWSCEVRTETELETALEKACHHLSSPIFIEVHLDRFDCSQGLKRLGAALKSMNSH; this is encoded by the coding sequence ATGGACACAACAATGACAGTGGGTTTCTATCTCGGCGATCGCCTGCGGGCCTTTAATGTCAGCCATATCTTTGGGGTGCCGGGGGATTATGTGCTGGGGCTGATGGATGAATTGATTAATAGTCCTGTGGAATTAGTCTGCACCTGTAATGAGTTGAATGCGGGTTATGCGGCGGATGCCTATGGCCGAGTACGGGGCATGGGGGCAGTGTGTGTAACCTATGGCGTCGGGGCGTTTAGTTTGATCAATGCCGTAGTGGGGGCCTACGCTGAACGGGTGCCGTTGGTGGTGATTAGTGGTGCTCCGAGTCGGGCCAATCGTCGCTCCCATCTGATGTTGCACCATACGACGGGGGATTTGAATTTACAGTACAAAATTCTAGAGAAAGCCACGGTGATGGCAGTGGTAATCAATGATGTGAACCAAGCCGCCCAACAAATCGATCAAGCCCTGGCAGCCTGCGCCCATTATCGTCGTCCCGTTTACATTGAAATTCCCACGGATATTGCCCAGCAACCCTGTCCAGTTTCTGCTGCTCCCCCAGCGTTCGCTGAAACGTTAACTGATGTCGATGCCTGCGCTGAAGCCGTTCAAGAGGCGATCGCCCTATTAAGTCAGGCCAAGTCCCCTGTGATTTTAGCCGGGGTGGAATTTCATCGTTTTGACCTCGAAGATAAATTATTAAAACTCCTAGAAATTACGGGTTTTCCCATCGCTACTACGTTATTGGGTAAATCCTGTATTGCCGAAACCCATTCCCAATTTATCGGCACCTATGTTGGCGCTCTGAGTCGTCAAGCCGTCCATGAAACCGTAGAAAAAGCAGATTGTGTGCTTTGTTTAGGGGCGATTATGTCCGACATGAATTTAGGGGTTTACACCGCCAAACTCGAAGAACAACGCTTAATTAATGCCAATTCTGAAAAAGTCAAAATTAAACATCACTATTATCAACCAGTTTATTTAGGGGATTTTTTGGACGAACTTTGTCAACAGTGGCATAACTCCCCCCGCCAGAATTTAGACATTATCCCTGCCGCTTCTTTATTGTCAGAACCCCTCGCTCCCACTGCCGAGCAAAAATTAACCAATGCCTATTTTTACAAACGACTCAATCATTTTTTAACGGAGATGACAGATCCCCAATTAGTCATTTCTGATACGGGGGATGCCATTGTGGCTACGATGGATTTGATCATGCCCCAGGCCGCCGAATTTATTGGCCAAGCCTTCTACCTTTCCATTGGCTATTCCATTCCCGCTTGTTTAGGGGCCAGCTTGGCCGCCACGGATCGACGGGCGATCGCCATTGTGGGGGACGGGGCCTTCCAGATGACGGCCCAGGAATTATCCACCATTATTCGCCACCGGTTACACCCGATTATTTTCCTGATAAATAACGATGGCTACACCATTGAACGAGTCATTCAAGACAATGTTTACAACGACCTACAACCGTGGAAATATCATCAATTACCCCAGGTGTTTGGCGACTGTTGGAGTTGTGAAGTCCGCACGGAAACTGAGTTGGAAACAGCCCTAGAAAAAGCCTGTCACCATCTCTCTTCCCCAATTTTTATTGAAGTCCATCTAGATCGCTTTGATTGTTCCCAGGGGTTAAAACGATTGGGGGCGGCTTTGAAATCTATGAATAGTCATTAA
- a CDS encoding helix-turn-helix transcriptional regulator, whose protein sequence is MKRDFIEVFRAKLHAHGIKGKFLAAEAGRTPQNISEVLNRKVSPSIDSLNELIDAADRLSPGFADDFYASLSFGALSPELLVRNLDSSQLAALMFAIGQRIQTHSPQRYLEVG, encoded by the coding sequence ATGAAGAGAGACTTTATAGAGGTGTTTCGTGCCAAACTGCATGCCCATGGGATAAAGGGGAAGTTTTTGGCGGCTGAAGCAGGGAGAACCCCCCAGAACATTTCAGAGGTCTTGAACCGTAAAGTCTCTCCTTCCATTGACAGTCTCAACGAACTGATTGATGCGGCTGACCGCTTGTCGCCAGGGTTTGCCGATGATTTTTATGCGTCTTTATCCTTTGGAGCCTTATCTCCTGAGCTTTTGGTTAGAAATTTGGATTCTTCTCAGTTGGCGGCTTTAATGTTTGCTATTGGCCAACGTATCCAGACTCATAGTCCTCAAAGATATTTGGAAGTCGGCTAG